From the genome of Yersinia enterocolitica, one region includes:
- a CDS encoding drug/metabolite DMT transporter permease yields the protein MNRLPTLYGIIAILLWSMSVALTRGLSETLGPFGAGAAIYSLSGVLVWLVAGKPTLRGQHPAYLYGCGLLFVVYMVAFALAIGMANDRQQTLEIGLINYLWPSLTLLLAVPLLKLRARWWLWLGVALALFGVIWVVSGGNGLDINVLSTNVRSNPLAYSLALIAAFTWAAYSNLVRLYSRGPGALPLFLLACALCLWVMFFMLTPGKLHFTTRATFELLLMGANTALAYLCWDIAMKKGNATLVAALSYFTPLLSILIASLWLNTLPSAAFWPGVAMVVVGSLLCWSASRNPLRT from the coding sequence CTCCCCACCCTATATGGCATTATTGCAATCCTGCTTTGGAGCATGAGTGTCGCTTTAACGCGCGGACTATCTGAAACCTTGGGTCCGTTTGGGGCCGGAGCGGCAATTTACAGCCTGAGTGGAGTTTTGGTGTGGTTGGTGGCGGGTAAACCTACGTTACGTGGACAGCATCCAGCTTATCTGTACGGTTGTGGTTTACTATTTGTGGTGTATATGGTGGCGTTCGCTTTGGCTATTGGTATGGCTAATGACCGTCAGCAGACACTGGAAATTGGCTTGATCAATTACCTGTGGCCGAGTTTAACCTTGCTGTTAGCGGTTCCATTACTTAAGCTGCGTGCCCGTTGGTGGTTATGGCTGGGAGTTGCACTTGCTCTATTCGGTGTAATCTGGGTAGTCAGCGGTGGAAACGGACTAGATATCAACGTATTGAGCACCAATGTTCGCAGTAACCCTCTGGCCTACAGCCTGGCACTCATCGCGGCGTTTACCTGGGCGGCTTATTCCAATCTGGTCCGTTTGTACAGCCGTGGACCAGGGGCGTTGCCGCTGTTTTTACTCGCCTGCGCCCTGTGTTTGTGGGTCATGTTCTTTATGCTGACCCCCGGCAAGTTGCATTTCACCACACGGGCAACATTTGAACTGTTACTTATGGGAGCCAACACTGCGCTGGCCTATCTGTGTTGGGATATTGCCATGAAAAAGGGCAATGCCACATTAGTGGCTGCTCTATCCTACTTCACACCACTGCTATCGATATTGATTGCCAGCTTGTGGCTCAATACCCTGCCCTCAGCCGCTTTCTGGCCTGGAGTGGCGATGGTGGTGGTAGGTTCTCTGCTGTGCTGGTCTGCCAGCCGCAATCCCCTTCGGACTTGA